In Bacteroides coprosuis DSM 18011, the following are encoded in one genomic region:
- a CDS encoding alanyl-tRNA synthetase (COGs: COG0013 Alanyl-tRNA synthetase~InterPro IPR018164:IPR012947:IPR003156:IPR002318~KEGG: bfs:BF0689 alanyl-tRNA synthetase~PFAM: Alanyl-tRNA synthetase, class IIc, N-terminal; Threonyl/alanyl tRNA synthetase, SAD; Phosphoesterase, DHHA1~SMART: Threonyl/alanyl tRNA synthetase, SAD~SPTR: Alanyl-tRNA synthetase;~TIGRFAM: Alanyl-tRNA synthetase, class IIc~IMG reference gene:2504106374~PFAM: DHHA1 domain; Threonyl and Alanyl tRNA synthetase second additional domain; tRNA synthetases class II (A)~TIGRFAM: alanine--tRNA ligase), whose product MTAKEIRESFKEFFESKGHQIVPSAPMVIKDDPTLMFTNAGMNQFKDIILGNKPAKYKRVADSQKCLRVSGKHNDLEEVGHDTYHHTMFEMLGNWSFGDYFKKEAIEWAWEYLVDVLQLDSNRLYATIFEGSPEEGLDRDEEAFSFWEKHLPKERIINGNKHDNFWEMGDTGPCGPCSEIHIDLRSEAERKAVDGRSLVNHDHPQVIEIWNLVFMQFNRKADGTLVDLPHKVIDTGMGFERLCMALQGKISNYDTDVFQPLIQKIASLANVKYGESKELDIAMRVIADHIRTIAFSIADGQLPSNAKAGYVIRRILRRAVRYGYTFLNQKGAFMYKLLPVLNESMGDAYPELIAQKVLIEKVIKEEEESFLHTLETGIHLLENTMDETRKQGKTEISGKETFTLYDTYGFPLDLTELILREHGMTADLEGFNAEMQKQKDRARNAASIETSDWVTVKEGTTEFIGYDYTEYEVSILRYRKITQKKKTYFQLVLDKTPFYAESGGQVGDTGVLVNDNETIDIIDTKKENNLPIHITTKLPTDLEATFMACVDREKRAACAANHSATHLLDQALREVLGSHVEQKGSLVTPETLRFDFSHFQKVTDEEIRQVEQIINERIRQNISLTEYRSIPIQEARDLGAIALFGEKYGEEVRVVQFDESIEFCGGTHVPATGSIGMFKIISEGSIASGIRRIEAWTGEKVEQLVYEVEDTLKDLRSLFNNTPDLVSTITKFIVENTELKNQVEDYMKEKEASIKERLLQNAEVINGVKVIQTVSNLPAHIVKNIAFQLRGEVTENLFFVAGSIEKGKPMLTVMLSDDLIERGLKAGDLVRQAAKLIQGGGGGQPHFATAGGKNPDGLHAAVESIIESANLR is encoded by the coding sequence ATGACGGCAAAAGAAATTAGAGAATCATTTAAAGAGTTCTTTGAGTCTAAGGGACATCAAATAGTTCCTTCAGCTCCAATGGTTATTAAAGATGACCCTACATTAATGTTTACTAATGCAGGTATGAATCAATTTAAAGATATCATTCTTGGTAATAAACCTGCCAAATATAAAAGAGTCGCCGATTCTCAAAAATGTCTTCGTGTAAGCGGTAAGCACAATGACCTTGAAGAAGTAGGTCATGATACTTATCACCACACCATGTTTGAGATGCTAGGTAATTGGTCATTTGGTGATTACTTCAAAAAAGAAGCCATCGAATGGGCCTGGGAATATCTTGTTGATGTTCTTCAATTAGACTCAAACAGATTATATGCTACAATTTTTGAAGGTAGCCCCGAAGAAGGTCTTGACCGTGATGAAGAAGCATTTTCTTTTTGGGAAAAACATCTTCCAAAAGAACGCATTATAAATGGCAACAAGCACGATAACTTCTGGGAAATGGGTGATACGGGTCCTTGTGGTCCTTGCTCTGAAATACATATTGACTTAAGAAGTGAAGCTGAGCGTAAAGCTGTAGATGGTCGTTCATTGGTGAACCATGACCACCCTCAAGTAATTGAGATATGGAATCTTGTGTTTATGCAATTCAACCGTAAAGCGGACGGGACTTTAGTAGATCTTCCACATAAAGTAATTGATACGGGTATGGGATTCGAACGTCTATGTATGGCTCTTCAAGGCAAAATATCAAACTACGATACAGATGTTTTCCAACCTCTAATCCAAAAAATAGCATCACTAGCTAATGTTAAATATGGGGAAAGTAAAGAGTTGGATATAGCCATGCGAGTAATAGCAGACCATATCCGAACTATAGCATTCTCAATAGCTGATGGTCAATTACCATCTAATGCAAAAGCAGGATACGTTATCAGACGTATTCTTCGTAGAGCAGTACGCTATGGATATACTTTCTTAAACCAAAAAGGTGCATTTATGTACAAGCTTCTACCTGTACTAAACGAAAGTATGGGAGACGCTTACCCTGAACTAATAGCTCAAAAGGTACTGATTGAAAAAGTAATTAAAGAAGAGGAAGAATCTTTCTTACACACTCTTGAAACAGGTATACACCTTCTTGAGAACACAATGGATGAAACTCGCAAACAAGGAAAAACAGAGATCAGTGGTAAAGAAACGTTTACTCTATATGATACTTATGGATTCCCTCTAGATTTAACAGAACTAATCTTAAGAGAACATGGTATGACTGCTGATTTAGAAGGTTTCAATGCTGAAATGCAAAAGCAAAAAGATAGAGCTCGTAATGCAGCATCAATTGAAACATCAGATTGGGTAACAGTAAAAGAAGGTACTACAGAGTTTATTGGTTACGATTACACAGAATATGAAGTATCTATTCTTCGCTATCGTAAGATTACTCAAAAGAAGAAAACATATTTTCAACTTGTCTTAGATAAAACTCCTTTCTATGCAGAAAGCGGAGGTCAAGTAGGCGACACTGGTGTCCTTGTTAACGACAACGAAACAATTGATATTATTGATACAAAGAAAGAGAATAATCTCCCTATCCATATTACAACAAAGCTTCCTACTGATCTTGAAGCTACATTTATGGCTTGTGTCGATAGAGAAAAACGTGCAGCTTGTGCTGCCAACCATAGTGCAACGCACTTACTAGACCAGGCTTTACGGGAAGTATTAGGCTCTCATGTTGAGCAAAAAGGGTCGCTAGTAACACCTGAAACTCTGCGTTTCGACTTTTCACATTTCCAGAAAGTAACAGATGAAGAAATCCGTCAAGTAGAACAAATCATAAATGAGCGTATTCGTCAGAATATTTCATTAACAGAATATCGCAGCATTCCAATCCAAGAAGCCAGAGATTTAGGTGCTATAGCCCTTTTTGGTGAAAAATATGGAGAAGAAGTGCGTGTAGTTCAGTTTGATGAATCTATTGAATTCTGTGGTGGTACTCATGTGCCAGCAACAGGAAGTATAGGTATGTTTAAAATCATATCAGAAGGATCTATTGCTTCTGGAATCAGACGTATCGAAGCATGGACAGGCGAAAAAGTTGAGCAACTCGTATATGAGGTAGAAGATACACTTAAAGACTTAAGATCTTTATTCAATAATACTCCTGACCTTGTTTCTACAATAACTAAGTTCATTGTAGAAAACACCGAATTGAAGAATCAAGTTGAAGACTATATGAAAGAAAAAGAGGCTTCAATCAAAGAAAGATTACTTCAAAATGCAGAAGTTATAAATGGAGTAAAAGTTATTCAAACAGTGAGTAATCTTCCTGCACATATTGTAAAAAATATTGCATTCCAACTTCGTGGAGAAGTTACTGAAAACTTATTCTTCGTTGCTGGTAGCATAGAAAAAGGGAAGCCGATGTTAACTGTTATGTTAAGCGATGACTTAATAGAAAGAGGACTAAAAGCTGGAGACCTAGTTCGCCAAGCAGCTAAGCTTATTCAAGGCGGAGGAGGTGGTCAACCTCATTTTGCCACTGCTGGAGGAAAAAATCCAGATGGATTACATGCAGCAGTAGAAAGCATTATTGAATCTGCTAATTTGAGATAA
- a CDS encoding regulatory protein MerR (InterPro IPR000551~KEGG: bfs:BF0691 putative transcriptional regulator protein~PFAM: HTH transcriptional regulator, MerR~SMART: HTH transcriptional regulator, MerR~SPTR: Putative uncharacterized protein;~IMG reference gene:2504106375), translated as MEDHKRNVQENLYEINKDVLVDSTEIDKDAAAIKDKVDEMLKGEMKLYHSISEVAEMFKVNESLLRYWEKKFPTLKPKKNRRGARLYMKEDIERIELIYHLVKVKGMTLAGARKKMTHNKEVTLSCFDLLQHLKNIKAELLAMRKELDQR; from the coding sequence ATGGAAGATCATAAGAGAAATGTGCAAGAGAACTTATATGAAATAAATAAAGATGTGCTAGTAGATAGTACAGAAATTGACAAAGATGCTGCTGCGATAAAAGATAAAGTAGATGAAATGTTAAAGGGAGAGATGAAATTATATCACTCAATTAGCGAGGTCGCTGAAATGTTTAAGGTGAATGAATCTCTTCTTCGTTATTGGGAAAAGAAATTTCCAACATTAAAGCCTAAAAAAAATCGTAGAGGTGCTCGTCTTTATATGAAAGAAGATATTGAGCGGATAGAATTAATTTATCATTTAGTGAAAGTTAAAGGGATGACGCTTGCTGGAGCTCGTAAAAAAATGACTCATAATAAAGAGGTAACTCTATCTTGTTTCGATTTGTTACAGCATCTTAAGAATATTAAGGCTGAACTTCTAGCCATGAGGAAAGAATTAGACCAGCGCTAG